The proteins below are encoded in one region of Oncorhynchus masou masou isolate Uvic2021 chromosome 15, UVic_Omas_1.1, whole genome shotgun sequence:
- the LOC135556008 gene encoding nuclear protein 1-like — MSSFVDVKNVEPTYFEEQHYDEYEYYNLSEKYTCGASRKGRSKKEASDNTNRPNPGGHERKLVEKLQNTEKKAKA; from the exons ATGTCAAGCTTCGTAGACGTGAAGAATGTTGAGCCAACTTACTTTGAAGAACAACACTATGACGAATATGAATACTATAACCTTTCAGAAAAATACACAT GTGGCGCTAGCCGCAAGGGGCGGTCAAAGAAGGAAGCCAGCGACAATACCAACCGCCCCAACCCCGGAGGCCACGAGCGCAAGCTCGTAGAAAAACTTCAGAACACTGAAAAGAAAGCCAAGGCGTGA
- the LOC135555996 gene encoding SAGA-associated factor 29, whose protein sequence is MSADTKIAELLTELHQLIKQTQEERSRSEHNLLNIQKTHERMQTENKTSPYYRTKLRGLYTTARADAEAECSILRHALDKIAEIKSLLEERRIAAKMAGVNSDNDPPRKTMRRGVLMTLLQQSAMTLPLWIGKPGDSPPPLCGAMPASSDYVAKQGDKVAARVKAVDGDEQWILAEVVSYSHSANKYEVDDIDEEGKERHTLSRRRIIPLPQWKANPETDPEALFSKDQLVLALYPQTTCFYRALIHTHPHRPQDDYSVLFEDTSYADGYSPPLNVAQRYVVACKENKKK, encoded by the exons ATGTCAGCAGACACCAAAATCGCAGAGCTTTTAACAGAGCTCCATCAACTCATCAAGCAGACGCAG GAGGAGCGGTCGCGCAGTGAACACAACCTGCTCAACATCCAGAAAACACATGAGAGGATGCAGACTGAGAACAAGA CCTCCCCTTATTACCGGACTAAGCTGAGGGGACTCTACACCACAGCCAGAGCAGACGCTGAGGCAGAGTGCAG taTTCTTCGTCATGCCCTCGACAAAATTGCAGAGATCAAATCCTTATTGGAGGAGAGGCGAATAG cggCTAAGATGGCAGGGGTGAACAGCGACAATGACCCCCCCAGGAAGACCATGCGGAGGGGGGTGCTGATGACACTGCTCCAACAGTCAGCCATGACGCTCCCGCTGTGGATCGGCAAGCCAGGAGACAG tcctcctccCCTGTGTGGGGCGATGCCAGCCAGCAGTGACTACGTGGCCAAGCAGGGGGACAAGGTGGCAGCGCGGGTCAAGGCCGTGGACGGAGACGAACAGTGGATCCTGGCCGAGGTGGTCAGCTACAGCCACTCCGCCAACAA GTACGAAGTGGATGACATTGATGAGGAAGGAAAAGA GAGACACACCCTGAGCAGGCGGCGTATCATCCCCCTGCCTCAGTGGAAGGCCAACCCAGAGACGGACCCGGAGGCCCTGTTCAGTAAAGACCAGCTGGTGCTGGCCCTCTATCCCCAGACCACCTGCTTCTACAGAGCCctcatccacacacacccacaccgg cCCCAGGACGACTACTCAGTGCTGTTTGAGGACACGTCGTACGCAGACGGCTACTCCCCGCCCCTCAACGTAGCTCAGAGATACGTGGTGGCCTGCAAAGAGAACAAAAAGAAgtaa
- the LOC135555971 gene encoding NFATC2-interacting protein-like isoform X2, whose product MRSQPPPRKHCDWLVKSSHWRETMAEVNSDSDSDLESTAPVKPQPKRRRIIDPSSITTVPIYSNKVNSSLQLNPTLFACDVNAGDNAEEVSLWAKSPPSKKKKPIIITLNDSEDESETEDKDPVDIRSPSPPPPPGSPFVKVSNRANRKILEINRKLKAVGSLLSPEAKERSGRRGCHSPPLTEYDDDDIILMSPNSRPRSQPLAPSRDHSPLTSREIALKFRSRTDLYKIPVLTTVPLSKAVEQLSVKLKVPPSRILLLRRDIELPVHSTANELGLGIADIIDCVVIAADDKHESEQSGDMLTVRLQAKEKGSAQEYSLHKDAPLGSILSQYVSSMSVDARRKVRFQFDGSKVVHSQTPSQLDMEDGDVIEVWV is encoded by the exons ATGAGGTCACAACCTCCCCCCAGAAAACACTGCGATTGGTTGGTGAAATCATCACATTGGAGGGAAACAATGGCTGAAGTG AATTCTGACAGTGACAGCGACCTTGAGTCGACCGCCCCCGTGAAGCCTCAACCCAAACGGCGTCGTATCATCGACCCCTCGTCTATTACCACCGTTCCTATCTACTCGAACAAG GTGAACAGCAGCTTACAGCTGAATCCAACTCTCTTCGCCTGTGATGTTAACGCAG GTGACAATGCAGAGGAGGTCAGTTTGTGGGCCAAGTCTCCACCCTCAAAGAAAAAGAAGCCAATCATCATTACCTTGAATGACTCAGAGGATGAGTCTGAGACAGAGGACAAAGATCC GGTAGACATCCGTTCCCCCTCTCCACCGCCACCTCCAGGCAGCCCTTTTGTCAAAGTATCCAATCGGGCCAATCGAAAGATTCT aGAGATCAACAGAAAGCTAAAGGCTGtgggctctctcctctctcccgagGCCAAGGAGCGGTCTGGACGCCGCGGCTgccactcccctcctctcactgAGTATGACGATGATGACATCATCCTCATGTCCCCAAACTCCCGGCCCAGGAGCCAGCCCCTCGCCCCCTCCCGAGATCACAGCCCCCTGACATCCAGAGAGATCGCCCTCAAGTTCCGCAGCCGGACAGACCTCTACAAGATCCCTGTGTTAACT ACGGTGCCTCTGAGCAAAGCAGTGGAGCAGCTGTCAGTCAAGCTCAAAGTACCACCCTCCCGCATCCTGTTACTGAGGAGAGACATAGAGCTTCCTGTTCACTCCACAGCCAATGAGCTGGGCCTGGGCATCGCTGACATCATAG ACTGTGTTGTCATAGCAGCAGATGATAAACACGAGTCTGAGCAAAGTGGTGACATGCTCACTGTGCGACTGCAGGCCAAGGAGAAAGGCTCAGCACAGGAATATTCCCTACACAAA GATGCCCCCCTGGGCTCCATTCTCTCCCAGTATGTATCCAGTATGTCAGTGGATGCCAGACGCAAGGTGCGCTTCCAGTTTGACGGGTCAAAGGTCGTCCACAGCCAGACGCCCTCCCAGTTGGACATGGAGGACGGTGATGTCATTGAGGTGTGGGTGTAA
- the LOC135555971 gene encoding NFATC2-interacting protein-like isoform X3 — protein MGRMEKKSKRTGFENSDSDSDLESTAPVKPQPKRRRIIDPSSITTVPIYSNKVNSSLQLNPTLFACDVNAGDNAEEVSLWAKSPPSKKKKPIIITLNDSEDESETEDKDPVDIRSPSPPPPPGSPFVKVSNRANRKILEINRKLKAVGSLLSPEAKERSGRRGCHSPPLTEYDDDDIILMSPNSRPRSQPLAPSRDHSPLTSREIALKFRSRTDLYKIPVLTTVPLSKAVEQLSVKLKVPPSRILLLRRDIELPVHSTANELGLGIADIIDCVVIAADDKHESEQSGDMLTVRLQAKEKGSAQEYSLHKDAPLGSILSQYVSSMSVDARRKVRFQFDGSKVVHSQTPSQLDMEDGDVIEVWV, from the exons ATGGGAAGAATGGAGAAAAAAAGCAAgagaactggcttcgag AATTCTGACAGTGACAGCGACCTTGAGTCGACCGCCCCCGTGAAGCCTCAACCCAAACGGCGTCGTATCATCGACCCCTCGTCTATTACCACCGTTCCTATCTACTCGAACAAG GTGAACAGCAGCTTACAGCTGAATCCAACTCTCTTCGCCTGTGATGTTAACGCAG GTGACAATGCAGAGGAGGTCAGTTTGTGGGCCAAGTCTCCACCCTCAAAGAAAAAGAAGCCAATCATCATTACCTTGAATGACTCAGAGGATGAGTCTGAGACAGAGGACAAAGATCC GGTAGACATCCGTTCCCCCTCTCCACCGCCACCTCCAGGCAGCCCTTTTGTCAAAGTATCCAATCGGGCCAATCGAAAGATTCT aGAGATCAACAGAAAGCTAAAGGCTGtgggctctctcctctctcccgagGCCAAGGAGCGGTCTGGACGCCGCGGCTgccactcccctcctctcactgAGTATGACGATGATGACATCATCCTCATGTCCCCAAACTCCCGGCCCAGGAGCCAGCCCCTCGCCCCCTCCCGAGATCACAGCCCCCTGACATCCAGAGAGATCGCCCTCAAGTTCCGCAGCCGGACAGACCTCTACAAGATCCCTGTGTTAACT ACGGTGCCTCTGAGCAAAGCAGTGGAGCAGCTGTCAGTCAAGCTCAAAGTACCACCCTCCCGCATCCTGTTACTGAGGAGAGACATAGAGCTTCCTGTTCACTCCACAGCCAATGAGCTGGGCCTGGGCATCGCTGACATCATAG ACTGTGTTGTCATAGCAGCAGATGATAAACACGAGTCTGAGCAAAGTGGTGACATGCTCACTGTGCGACTGCAGGCCAAGGAGAAAGGCTCAGCACAGGAATATTCCCTACACAAA GATGCCCCCCTGGGCTCCATTCTCTCCCAGTATGTATCCAGTATGTCAGTGGATGCCAGACGCAAGGTGCGCTTCCAGTTTGACGGGTCAAAGGTCGTCCACAGCCAGACGCCCTCCCAGTTGGACATGGAGGACGGTGATGTCATTGAGGTGTGGGTGTAA